Proteins from a genomic interval of Acidobacteriota bacterium:
- a CDS encoding PG0541 family transporter-associated protein — MKMLFLVTDSEYEPHCMNTLREKGVTGYTVIPEVWGAGASGMKRGDRIHPGASVVVVSVVPDEAVPGLMDCIRQCKEDHKLCESTHAWVLPVEAALHDV; from the coding sequence ATGAAGATGCTCTTTCTGGTGACGGACAGCGAATACGAACCCCACTGCATGAACACGCTGAGGGAGAAGGGCGTGACCGGGTACACCGTGATCCCAGAAGTGTGGGGCGCGGGGGCGTCGGGCATGAAGAGGGGGGACCGGATCCACCCCGGAGCTTCCGTGGTGGTGGTTTCGGTGGTCCCCGACGAGGCGGTCCCCGGCCTGATGGACTGCATCCGCCAGTGCAAGGAGGACCACAAGCTCTGCGAATCCACCCACGCGTGGGTCCTTCCGGTGGAGGCCGCCCTCCACGACGTCTGA